From Cucumis melo cultivar AY chromosome 1, USDA_Cmelo_AY_1.0, whole genome shotgun sequence, a single genomic window includes:
- the LOC103492691 gene encoding protein WHAT'S THIS FACTOR 1 homolog, chloroplastic, whose amino-acid sequence MFSTPHSLISYLRRIKSPHPSFLSQEIIVQFRPISSLKVVWRKDYRLDEAIENDKRYKLCARVVREVLNEPGQVIPLRYLEKRRERLRLNVSVKAFLGFNPGLLDTYYDRIKPKSEPVLFLRASDRLRGFLEEEKRIMMENEELIVSKLCKLLMMSKDKMLSVDKLLHVKRDFGFPNDFLVNLVPKYPEYFQIVGSPGEGKSFLQLVTRNPDFAKSVIERRAEDESRSTGIRMRPNFDYKLPPGFILRKEMREWVRDWLELDYISPYEDVSYLEQSSPEMEKRTVGVFHELLSLSLLKRIPVPILGKFGDEYRFSNAFSSVFTRHSGIFYLSLKGGIETAMLREAYQGDQLIDCDPLLEIKNKFVELLEQGWRERAEQRREQANERRKDMEFMGARAVHLKD is encoded by the coding sequence ATGTTCTCCACTCCCCATTCACTCATCTCATATCTCCGCCGCATCAAATCTCCTCACCCCTCTTTCCTATCCCAGGAAATCATCGTTCAGTTCAGACCCATTTCGAGTTTGAAGGTAGTTTGGCGCAAAGATTACAGATTGGACGAAGCCATCGAGAACGACAAGCGGTACAAGCTATGCGCGCGCGTTGTAAGAGAAGTTCTCAACGAACCAGGGCAGGTAATTCCTCTTCGATATCTTGAAAAACGGCGAGAGAGATTGCGCCTCAATGTGTCAGTCAAGGCGTTTTTGGGTTTCAATCCAGGTTTGTTGGATACTTATTATGATAGAATCAAACCTAAATCTGAACCCGTTTTGTTCTTACGCGCGAGTGATCGACTTAGGGGGTTTCTTGAAGAAGAGAAGAGGATTATGATGGAAAATGAAGAGTTGATCGTTTCGAAATTGTGTAAGTTATTGATGATGTCGAAGGATAAAATGCTTAGTGTTGATAAATTACTGCATGTTAAGAGGGATTTCGGGTTTCCGAACGATTTTTTAGTCAATTTAGTGCCGAAATACCCTGAATATTTTCAGATTGTTGGGAGTCCGGGAGAGGGAAAATCGTTTCTCCAATTGGTTACTCGAAACCCTGATTTTGCTAAATCAGTGATTGAGAGAAGAGCTGAGGATGAATCCAGATCGACTGGCATTCGTATGCGGCCTAATTTCGACTACAAGCTTCCTCCTGGATTCATTTTGAGAAAGGAAATGAGAGAATGGGTTAGAGATTGGTTAGAATTAGATTACATATCGCCATACGAGGATGTGTCCTATTTGGAACAATCTTCACCGGAGATGGAGAAGAGAACAGTAGGAGTTTTTCACGAGTTGCTGTCACTTTCATTGCTCAAGAGGATTCCAGTACCAATATTGGGGAAATTTGGTGATGAGTACAGGTTTTCAAATGCATTTTCCAGTGTGTTCACAAGGCATTCTGGGATATTCTATTTGTCTTTGAAAGGTGGGATTGAAACTGCGATGCTTCGAGAGGCATATCAAGGTGACCAGTTGATTGATTGTGACCCATTgcttgaaataaaaaataagttcGTGGAGTTGTTGGAACAAGGATGGAGGGAAAGAGCTGAGCAGCGAAGGGAACAGGCAAATGAGCGCAGGAAGGACATGGAATTCATGGGTGCAAGGGCTGTTCACTTGAAGGACTGA